Within the Candidatus Zixiibacteriota bacterium genome, the region GGACGGCAACCTTGAAATCTCCATTTGAACCCGGCTCCCCTTTGGTAGGCTTGAGCCAGGTCTTGAACGATTGCTCTTTCACGCGATGCGAAAGGTAGTTGAGGCAATCATCCCACTGGTTTGAATTAGTTACTCTTTCGTACAAGGCAGTTTTCCCCCTCGTGGTTGTCCACAGAGCCGTTGAAAGTTTTTCTTTTCAGCTTTAGTGAGTTATAGCGGTACGGGTCACGCCCGTTAAAAATTATCAACATCTTTATCAACAATTTACTGTTTATTAGGTAATTGAAAGGTGAAGCCGGGTAAGGAGTTTTAGCTTGCCATCTATACTTACCCACAATTTATCAACAATTCGGGGCCTGTCTAATTTCATGCTAATTAATAGAGCAACGGGGGGATGTCGTCAAGCGCAGTCACAAACATTAATTCACATTTTTTTAAAGCGCTTGCTTGATACGGTCTTATAGAGGGGAAAAAATATGCCCGGTTCGGTCTCATGCTCGTCGAGTGTAGTGTTTAATTTTCTACGGACAAAAAGTTTGTTATTAACATATAGTTATCCAGCTAACACCGCGCTAACATGCATGATGTTTGTCGAGAGTGCATCCCGGCGCAAAAACAATTTTGCTCTGTGATAGTGAGTCGAGAGGAGAGTTCTTTTTCCCACGAGGGCGAGTTGGTGCGGGACATGCCGGCCGGCGCACGGTTGTGATCGGCTTGCGCATCACAACCAAAGATGTAATCTTTAATGTATTTGTTACTACCTCGCAGCATACTTTCGTCAGGCTCAATGAGTTTGGTTTGAGTGAAGCGATGTGCTCGTTGGAGGCGCCGTGCCATCGCGCGATGCAGCAGATAAGATCGTGGGCTATAGAGAGGGAAAAGAGTGATTTTTGGGAGTGTCGGCGGGGTGCGGCTGTGGGTGGGTGAAAAAGAATATTTTGATAAGCAGGTATACGATTGAGCAGCTTATGACTGCATCGGCAATATTAAAAGTCCACCAACGCTCGAGGTTATAGCCGAACAGATTTATATCGAAGAAATCGAAATCCAGAAAGTCGACAACCCTTCCGAAGCGTATCCGATCGATGATATTTCCAATCGCGCCACCGGCGATAAGTCCCAGAGCGGTGGTAATATAATATTTTTCGCGATGTGAGTATATATAGTATAGCAAGAAGATGAGAATCAGGATGGATGAAAGGAGGTAATAGGTGGGGGATCCGAAGTTGGTTCCCATAGCGCCGCCCTCATTGTATACCAGGGTAAGTTGGAAAAAATCGCCAAGGACTTTGACCGGTGGACGATCCGCGAGATAAGCGAGAGCCATCATTTTGGTGAACTGGTCGACGATGGCGGCGACGACGATGGCGACGGCGGGTAAAAGTAACTTTCTCAATTTACTATTTTCTCGAGGGGCCTTTTTCTTCTTCAGCTGATTTGCACTCGATACACAGGCGGGCGTGGGGTACGGCCTTCAAACGATCGAACCCTATTGGTCGGCCGCAGGCGACACATGTGCCATAGTCTCCGCGATCAATACGTCTGATAGCCTCCTCGATATGATACAGAAACCGTCCCGATTTGGAACTGAGCATGAATGCCATTTCGCGCTCCATAGCGTCTGTTCCTTGGTCAGCCATATGATAAGAGTAGGCTGAGAGATCACCGGTCGAATCTTTGATGGTCTGAGCGAGTTTGGCGTTCATCGAGGAGAGTTCCTCGTAAAGAGCATCTCTTTTTTCGACCAGAATTTTTCTTAATTTTTCTAACTCGGTTTTTCTCATTTATTACCCCTCAGCAGGCTTTTTTCTTATTGTGGCTATAGCGGCCTTAACGCCATTTATGTTCCATTCGGTACTACCGTCGAATGCCTTCTCCGAAATAAACGAGATGCGGTCCGCAAGAGTTTCGCGCTTGATGAAATCTTCGTATTTTCTGACTGCATCGGCCAGTTGATCGTTGGAGTTTATCTTTATATCAATCCGGTCGGTGACCTCATAGCCGGAAGTTTTGCGCATGTTCTGGACTTTGTTGACGATTTCGCGCGCGAAACCCTCGTCGATGAGTTCATCGGTCATATGAATATCAAGCGCGACAGTCAGCTGACCCTCGCTTTCAACGGCGTAGCCTTCATTTTCGGTCTTTATGACCTCAACTTCTTCGTCGGACAGTACAATTTTCTCCGGGTCGGCCTGGAAAGTCAAGGTTTTTGTCTCGGCGAACTGTTTGACCTGGTCGGATTCGAGGCCCGAGACGAAGGCCGCGGCCTGTTTGGCGTGGGGGCCGAGTTTGGGGCCGGCCGTCTTGAAATTGAGCTTGGCGGAGTAAGTCACCAGCTTATCGAGGTTATCCGCCATGAAGACCTGTTTGATGTTGAGCTCGGACTTAATAATATCGACAAACTCCTGAAGCCGTTGCGACGGCACCCACTTGGGTGGGTTTATCATCAGTTGCGCCAGGGGTTGTCTGACTTTAAGGTTTTTGCGGGAACGGGCCGCGCGTCCGAGCGAAACAATCTTCTCGACGATATCCATCGTTTGTTCCAGTTCGGTGTCAATGAGGGACTCGTCGGCTACGGGGTAATCGTCCATGTGGACTGAAAGGGGTATGCCGAATTTCTCGCGCGAAGCTCCCATGAGTTCTTTCCAGATGATCTCCGCCATAAACGGCGCTACCGGGGCGCTGAGCCTGCATACGCCGACGAGGACCCGGTAGAGGGTGAGGTAAGCGCGCATCTTTGACGGGTCGTCCTCTTCGGCCCAGAATCTACGGCGACTGTTGCGGACGTACCAGTTCGAAAGTTCTTCGATTACGAAATGCTGAATGGCTCGAACCGGACGGGTGATCTCGTAGCTGTCGAACGATTCCGTGACTTCTTTCACCAGCGAGTTGTATTTGGAGATAATCCACCTGTCGAACCTCTCCGGCTCGCCCGCTTTCTCTTCCAGGAAGGCGTCTATGGTCATACCGTCGGCATCGGCGCGCTCGACAATTCTGTCGATGTTGGCGTAGATGGCGAAAAAGGAGTAGGTGTTGCGGAAGGTATCGAAATACTTGCGTACCACCTCGCCCAGTCCTTCCAATCCGAATTTCGTCGGAAGCCATGGATTGGAGGTGGAGACAAGATACCAGCGGACCGGGTCGGCGCCGTAGTTGTCGACGGTGACGAACGGATCTATGACGTTACCTTTGTGCTTGGACATCTTTTTGCCCTCGATGTCGAGAATGAATTCAAGCACGACGACGTTTTTGAACGGTGCCTTGTCGAAAAGCAGGGTGGAGATGGCCAGCAGCGAGTAGAACCACCCGCGAGTCTGGTCAACAGCTTCGGATATGAAATCGGCCGGGTATTTCTTTTCGAATTCTTCTTTATTCTCAAAGGGGTAGTGCCACTGGGCATACGGCATCGCGCCCGAGTCAAACCATACATCGACGACTTCCGGGATGCGGTTCATTTTGCCGCCGCACTCGCAGGTCAGCCTGACCTCATCCATCATCGGTTTATGAAGGTCAATTTCGTCGGGAAGACTGACCGCTTCCTTGCGGAGCTGTTCGATGGAGCCGACAGCTCTCTGTTTGCCGCATTTTGGATCTTCGCAGATCCAGATCGGGATGGGCGTTCCCCAGAATCTCTCTCTTGAGAGCGACCAGTCGACATTGTTTTCGAGCCAGTTGAGCATACGCCCGGTGCGGATATCATCGGGATGCCAGTTGATATCATTGTTGTTCTTAATGAGCTGATCTTTGAACCGGGTTGTTTTTAGATACCACGACGGCTGGGCGATGTAGATAAGGGGTGAATCACAGCGCCAGCAGAAGGGGTAGTTGTGCTCGTAGAGTTCTTTCTTGAACAGTCTTCCGGCTGTTTTCAAATCTTTGATTATAATCGGATCCGCGTCTTTGATGAACATTCCGTTGTAGGGTTTCGCGAAATCCTTGAACATGCCGTTGGCATGAATTGCCTGGAAAACCGGCAGGCCGTGTTGTTTGCCGACTTCGTAGTCATCGGCGCCGAATCCCGGAGCTATGTGGACGATACCGGTACCATCTTCGAGAGTCACAAAGTCGCCGGTGATGACATAGAACGCCTTGTCGGCGTCTTCTTTGAAGGTATCGAAGAGCGGGATGTATTTGCGTTTGAAGAAATCCTTGCCTTTGAATCTGTTCATCACTGTGACTTCAGCGTCGCCGCCGAACGTGTGATAGACAAGAGCTTCGGCCAGAACGAGTTTTTCCCCTTGGAATTCGACCATAACATAGTCGGCATCAGCTTTCATGCACAGGGCGGCGTTTGATGGGAGCGTCCACGGGGTGGTGGTCCATACCAAATAAGAGAAGTCACCATCGGCCGCTTTCACTTTTACGTAGAGCGATGGGTCCTTGACCAGTTCATACCCCTGAGCTACCTCGTGTGATGAAAGTCCGGTGCCGCAACGCGGGCAATAGGGAAGAGTCTTGTAGCCTTTGTAAATGAGGTCGCGATCGAAGAAGTTCTTGAGTATCCACCAGACGGTTTCGATGTATTGGTTTTTCAGAGTGACGTAGGCGTCGTCCAAGTCGAGCCAGTAGCCGATGCGCCGGGTTATCAGGTTCCACTCATCGAGATACTTGAAAACCGATTCGCGGCATTTCTGGTTGAATTCTTTAATGCCATATTCGACCACCTGGGCTTTGCTGGTCAGTTTGAGCTGTTTTTCGACCTCGATTTCGACCGGCAGCCCGTGGGTATCCCACCCTGCTTTGCGGTCCACCCGGAAGCCTTTCATGGCTTTGTAGCGGCAGATTAAGTCTTTGACAGTACGCGAGATAACGTGATGAATGCCGGGCCGGCCGTTCGCCGTTGGAGGGCCTTCGTAGAATACAAAATGCGGCCGGTCTTTGGCCATTTCATTAGCCCTGTGGAAGACGTTGTTGTCGTCCCAGAATTTCAGAACTTGCTCTTCGGCCTTTGGCAGCGAGAAATTATCTTTAAGTGGGTCGAATTTCATAGGTACTTTCCTCAAATAACCCATCAATTTAGGCCGTTGACCGGTTTTTGTAAAGGGATTTGTGGTTGGAGGCTCTTCCGGACAGCCTACCCGGTCAGTTTCTCTACCTCATCGACCTGCTCGGCAAACAGCTTGAGTGTTGCCTCGAAAGGAGCCGGGGTGGTCATATCGACCCCGCAGGCTTTCAACAGCTCGATAGGATAGTCCTTACCGCCGGATTTCAGCAGTTCCAGGTAGCGATCCATGATGCCCGGTTCACCTCTGACTATCATATCCATTATCGCCTGCGAGGCGGCGTAGGAGGTGGCATATTGATAGACATAGAAAGTCAGGTAAAAGTGCGGGATGCGGGCCCATTTGTAGGTGGAGTACTCGTCGAGGGTGAGGGCGGGACCGTAGTAGCCCTTGGTGAGGTCGGCCCAGAGTTCGGTGAGTGATTCTGGTGAGAGAGCCTGGCCGCTCTCGACGTGCTCGTGAATCGCCAGTTCGAAACGGGCGTACATGACCTGGTGGAAGTATGTCCCCATGGTATTGTCGATATGCCGGTTGAGCAGGTAGAGCTTTTCCTTCTTAGTCTCGGCTCTGCTGAGCAAGTATTGGAGCAGGAAGTTCTCGTTGAGGGTGGAAGCTACCTCGGCAACGAAGATTGAATACTGAGCTTTCGGATATGGTTGGGTTGAATTGGACAGGTAGCTGTGCATGGCGTGGCCCATTTCATGGGCCAGCGTGAACACATTATCGACAGTGTTGTTGTAGTTCATCAGCACGAACGGATGCACCGCGTGACTCCCCCAGCTATAGGCGCCGCTGGCTTTGCCCTGCGTCTCAAACACATCGACCCATCGCGAAGTGAACGCTTCCTGAAGCTTCTGGTGATATTTGTCACCGAGCGGCTTTAGGGCTTCAAGAGTCTGGCTTACGGCCTGATCGTAAGGGATATCGTAATCTTTCTCGGCAAAGAGCGGGCAGAGCATATCATAGGGAGCGATTTCATCGAGCTTCATTATCTTTTTGCGAAGGGCTGTCCATTTGTGAAGTCCTTCGAGATTGCTTTCGGTGGTGTCGAGCAGCGATGTGTAGACCGAAGTCGGGATGTTGTTCGAGTCAAGGGCGCTCTCCAGGCTGCTTTTGTATTTACGGGCGCGGGCGTAGAAGATGTTCTTGTTCACTTCGGTGGAAAGGGTCGCTCCGATGGTGTTGAGGTGGTCCTTATAAGCGGAGTGGAAAGCATCGCTGGCGTCGCGGCGCACTCTCGGATCGGATGATTCCATGAATTTGGCGAAGCGCTGTTTGGTGAGTTCGATCTCGTCTCCCTTGTCATCTTTGATCGGGGGGTACTTGATGTCGGCATCGTCGAGAAGGGAAAAGATATTATCCGGCCCCTTGGCGACCGTGGCGGCCAGAGACAAGAGCTCCTCGACTTCTTCGGAGCGGATATGGGCGCGTGATCGGACCAGCTCTTTAATATAGAAATCGTAGATATCGGTCTTTTCGAATTGGTCAGCCATCCGGTAGAGTTGTTCGTCGGTGAGCTTAAGCAGTTCCGGTTCCACGAATGAAAAGGCAGCGTTGGCTTCGGCGGCGAACATGGCCGCTTTTTCGACCATAGCCTGGTATTTCGAAACGCGGCTGTCGATATCTCGATTGAGCTGGGCGTATTGATACAACCTCGAGATCATCTTGGATAGCTCGGTACGGAGTTCGAGACACGCGAAGACTATGGCCGGGTCGGTGCTGAGTTGACCGGCGAACTCTTTGGCCTTTTCTGCTGTCTGCTGGGCTTTTTTGAAATGTTGCTGCCAGATGTCATCGGATTCGTAGATGTCAGCCAGGCGCCAGGTGTATTTTTCTTCGATGTCGGTGCGCTGCGGAATGTCTTTGGGGCCGCTTTTGGGTGCGGTCATATTTCTGTCCCTTTCGGTGTAAGCTCGACGATTGCCTTGAATAAACGAAAAACGGTTAACAAATGCAACAGCGGTTGAACCCGAAGGTTCAACCGCTGGTAACTTTAGAGTCCAACGACCGTGTTTCCTAAAATGACGTCAGGCAGACCGGTTTCTGCTCGGTGGCAAACAGTTTGTGAAGCAGGTCGATATATTCGGGCCCCGAAACCTCGGCCATACCATATTTGACCAGCGATTTCAAGCCCACCGCGCCCATGAGCAGTGACGAGAAGTCCGAAATGTCCAGCTTCAGCTCGACATCGTGTGGCGACTTTTTCGTTTTGATCTCCGGTTTGCCGTCAGAGAAATATATCACCAGGCTGCCATCGTTTTCTTTGAGAAATGAATCCGTAGCCGTGAGTTTGAGCCGGACGGTCTGGCCGCCGAAGTCGTGGTCGCCCAGAATCTCAAAAACCTGCCGGGTGTTGAGGACTCTGAACATGATACCCACGCCGGAGATGTGACTCTCGTGATATACCGGCTGCATGAGATTACCGCTATCGTTGCGCGGATCTTTCAGCAGGTAATGGAAGTCATCATCGTTGGTGTGGAAGATGATTCGGTTGATCTGGTCGGCCTGGGTGCGCAGGAAGGTCATGAGTTCGAGCAGCGCCTCGGGGTGTTCGTAGATGAGTTCGTGAACAACGATGTAGTTGTCTACGAAGTTGGTTGCTTTGCCGCGCTCGAAACTGAACAGGATATAGCCCTCGATACGACCGTTGTTTTCATAGCCGACATATTTAACGGTTTTGGCGAGTTCGTAGCGTATTTTACGATGAACCAGGGTTTCTTCTATCATGCCGGTCACCCGGTCGACCTGGCGGTTGTAACAGTCGTTGAGAGCTTTCATGTCGCTTTTGCCGAGTATCCGGATATGTTTTTTGCTGCCACCGGTGGGAAGGTCTGGCGGCTTGACTTTGTACACGTGGCCTTTGGGGCCGAGACCGCAGCCCATAGCTTTATAGAAGTCCGGTCTGAAGGGCCAGAGGACCGCAAACGGTGCGTTTTGCCTGCGATAGTGACGGAAGTAGAAACGCATTATGTCGCGGGCCACGTGTTCTTTCTTGTGAATAAGACCTACCGCCAGCGATCCGCCGCCCCCGGCGAGGACTTTGTGGCCGAACAGGTTCATGGTGTAGTCATAGAGCGCCAGCGCGCCCAGCATCTCTTTGCCTTCGTACATCGCCCAGTACGATATACGCTTGTCCTTGCTTCGCAAGGCGAGTCTTTCGCGGATGCGCCTTTTGTCTTCTTCGGTGGACATGGGCAGGCCGGGGTAGGCATCGGCCATGATATCGATGAATTTTCCGATATCTCTCGGTGGAATTTTTTTGATTTCGTTCATATTCTGAATTAAGCGACCCCAATTTTAAAAATCAATGTTTCGTTTTATTGGGGCTTATACGGGAAAAAGCGCCGAAAGTTGTCCCAAGGGGTAACCTGCCTCAAGGCGCCGGCGCACGATTGCTTGACAAAAGCCGGGGAGAAAGGTTATTTTTGAGTTGTATAAACATTTGCAGCGCTCCAACGAGACATCACTAAATCTAAATACAAGGGAGGATTGATGATTAAGCGTTTTATGTCGCTCGCGAGCGGACTGCTTTCGCTGATAGCCGTTGCGGTCTGCCTGACATCCTGTGATAGCGGTGTGGACCCGAGCGGGGATATCGCGTCAATCGTAGACATGCCCAACAATGCCGTGCCGGCCGATTTTTCCACAGGGCATCCGAACACTATTAAGCTGTACTGGTCGGACTGTTCGCGTGCGGAAGGTTCGGTGACCTATGCTCTCTATTTTGGAAACCATGAGACGCCGGGTATAATTGCAGGCCAACTGACAGACACGTTCTATGTGATATCCGGGCTGGAGGACAACACGACCTATTACTGGCGGGTTGAAGCGTGCGGTGAGGAAGTTTGCGTGAAATCCCCCCTGTGGCAGTTCACTACCGGCGATGTCTGGATGTATCCATTAAGGCTGGGGCAGACCTGGCATTACCGGCACGAGCTCAGGTATTCGAATTTAGAATTGGACGACGACGGTTACTTCATTCGAATAACAACATACGTTGATACAATTCATGTGGCGGTGATCGATGACGACATAGTACTCGATGGTTACCCCGGATTTGTTGTCTATTCAAGTGTCTCAGGGGCGGAGGCCTTTAGCTACTCCTACCTTCAGAACCGCGACGACGGGTTGTATTACTACGGCGGTGAGGGGACTTTGGTCTTCGCTGTTCCCTGGAAAGCATCGACGAGCGCCGGGCTCGGCCCCGGAGGAATCGGTGTGTCGATTTTTGAGGAAGTAATCGGCAGTATCTCCGGTGAGGACGACGCGCAGGATATTATGTCAAAGCCATATCTGAGTCTGGTGTATCCACTGAATGAGGGCACGGAGTGGATTGTAACCAGACCGGAAGATAATGACGCCGGGTGGAGAATTGGCAAAGAGGTGTTAGCCCAAGGACACGCCATCGTTTATGCCGGAACGTTTGATTGCTTTTTGATTAGACGTTATTATGACAGGGATGGTGATGGCAAATGGGACGATGATATCCTGTTTTACGATTATATCGGCGAGCAGGGACTGCTCAAGAGAACAGTCACCTATTATGGCATAAGCCTTGTTGAGGGCTTTGAGGTAATCGGGACAGCCGATATCACCGAAGAGCTTTCCCTGATCAGTTATTATCGAGCGCTGCCGGATTAGAGTCTGGCAGCTCGCACACGTTTACATCTTTTCGACGCATCCGGCGATGAGGGCGCGGAGTTTTGGCTCGGTTCTCGAGGCGGCTCCGATCACGTCATCGAGCGAACAGGGGTGCATGTTATCGGCCAGGCCCATGTCGGTGATAATCGAAAACGCAAGAATTTTGATTTTCTGATGATGGGCGGCGATTACTTCGGGGACGGTCGACATACCGACAGCATCGGCCCCGAACCCGCGAAACATGCGGTATTCGGCGGCGGTTTCGAGGCACGGACCTGTTAATCCCACATAGACACCTACCTGCAGTGGCAGGCCCTGTGACAGGGCAACATCCTTGGCCAGCTGCTGGTAGCCGCAGTAGTACAGGTCATACATATCCGGGAAGCGATCGCCCATTTTGTCGTCGTTGGGGCCGATCAGGGGATTGCCGGGGAAGAAATTGATGTGGTCTTTGATGAGCATGATGTCGCCCGGCTTGAAATTCGGGTTCATGCCGCCGGCGGCATTGGACACGATCAGCGACTCGATGCCGAGTTTTTTCATAACTCGTATCGGAAAAGCAATCTGTTGGAAGGAGTAACCTTCGTAATAGTGGAAACGTCCCTGCATGCACACCACCGGTTTGCCTTTGAGGTTTCCGAATAGGAGTCTTCCGGCGTGCGATTCTACGGTGGAGACGGGAAAGTGGGGAATTTTGTCGTATTCGACGGTATCGATCATATCGATGCCATCGACCAGTGATCCCAGTCCGGTGCCGAGGATGATTCCGATTTTTGGCCGGAAGTTTGTTTTGTTTTTTATGTAATCAACGGCTTCGTTCAGTTGCCGGTGCAGCTCTACTATCGATTGCATTCTGATACTCCTTGTGCGATTGTGTTTTCTCGATTATCGATGAATATAGCAAATCCACAAGGCATGCGAAAGTGATTACATAACGGCGCGGTTCGGGAGTTTTAAGGGATGGTTATAAGTTACGCCTGGGTATAAAAAAGACCGGCTCTGTAGGGAGTAGAGGGCCGGTCTTTGTAGTGTCTGGTGGGAAAATTCTCAGCGCTTCTCGGCCTTTTCCATTTCCTCTTCGAACTTGCTCACGACACTGTCGAGGGCCTGGGCCAGTTCATCGGGGGAGACATCTTTTTTGGCCACATCATCCGACGTGGGCTTATCCATGTCGATGGCATTGTGTTCGGTCGGGCGATCCTGAGCATCGGGCGCCAAATCGGAACTACTATCTTCATCATCGAGCTTGCCGGTGTCGTCCATTGCTTCCCGGATGGATTTGGCCTTGATCTTCGCTGCCTTGATCTCGGCCTCGGAGACCTTGGCGATAAATCCGGGAGGAATATCTTCGGCTGTTCTGCTGGTTTCGATTATCGCTCCCTGAGGGGGGACAGGGCCGAAAGACTTCTCGACATCTTCGTCGGAGTGATACTTTTTCAGGGCAGCGGCCAGTTCCGGGTCCACCGCCGGTTCAGCCTTGGCATGGTCCGGTTCCGCTTTAGCTTCGTCGAACGCTTCCGGCTCATCGCAGGGGATTACATTGTCGGCCGCATTGGCTTCTTCGGTAGTTATAGCTTCTTCGCCCGGTTTGCTGGCGAGGGTCTCGAGATTTTGCCGGGTAACATCGGTTGACTCTTCTACCTCGATGCCGTTCTCCTGATGTTCATCGACTGCTTCCTGCTCGGCCTCAACATACTTGTTTTCGGCGCGTGAAGAACCAGCCTCGCCGTGGATGTCTCTCTTGACATCGGCGGTGGCGATTTCATCGACCATGTCCATGTGAGAGTTTATCAGGTTGCGCAGCTGGGCGATGTAGGATTTTTTGGTTTGTTCGAGATTACCGAGTTGTTTTCTGAGGTCTTCGAGTTTGTGGTCCTGGGCCACTATCAATTCAGCGGCTTCTTTTTTCGCCTTGGCCAGAATTTCTGCAGCTTCTTTCTTGGCGTGGGCGACGGTCGAGTCAGCGTTGCGCCGGGCATCAATAGCCGCGTTCTTAATTGTGTCTTCAAATTCCTTCAGTCCGGCCAGCTGAGTCTTCAGCGAATCCACTTCCATGGACAGCTTGAGGTTCTGCTGTCTCGCTTCTTCCAGTGCCTGAGCCACCTGCTCGAGGAGATTGTCAACTTCCTCTTTGTCGTAGCCACGCATCTGGTTGGGGAATTCGTAATTGCGAATGTCATTCGGTGACAAATCCATAAGCTACTCGCCTATCTTTAAGGTTTTATTCTTTTCTTTTTCGGACTATTGTCAGCTCAGGAAAATGACTGTTCGAAAAACGAACAATGAAGCCGGCAATAGCTTCTATTTTATTATCGTAATTTTGGGAAAAATATTAAGGCGAAGCCGTATTTTTTGTTTTCAGGCAGTGAAAACAGGGGGCGCCTGCTTGAAAAAAATGGTTGGGGTCAGTCGGAATAGTCCCGTTGTCCGAACAGGGCTGTTCCGATTCGGATCATGGTGGCGCCCTCGGCGATGGCGAGCGGGAAGTCGTAAGTCATGCCCATCGAGAGGGTATCGAAATCATCGCCGACAATATCCTGTGCCTGCTTGAACAAGTTGTGGCACAGGCGGAAAGAGTCCCTGACCGGTTCGTCATCATCGACATTCGGCCCCACTGTCATCAGTCCCGTCAGGTTGATGTTTTCCATGCGGTGGACCTCGCTTATCAGGTCGAGGCATTCATCGGGTTCAACGCCGAATTTTTGGCTTTCGCCCGAGGTATTGACTTCGATATAGCATTCGATGGTGCGTTGGATTTCGCCGGCCCGGCGGTTGATTTCATCCGCCAGCCTATGTGAGTCGACCGACTGGATGACATCGAAAAGCTCGACCGCTCTTTTCACTTTGTTGGTTTGAAGATGACCGACGAGGTGGAACCTGGCGATCTGACCGACCTCGAGTATTTTCGGCTCAGCTTCCTGTATCTTGCTTTCGCCGATATTGTGTATGCCGGCGGCGACAGCCGTTTTGATGATAGCGGCGGGGTGGGTCTTGGTTACGGCGACGATGGTGATGTCGTCGGCGTCGCGGTCATACTTCTCGCACGCTTCGGCGATGCGGCCGTGAAGTTCGATCAGATTTCGTGATATGGAGTTTTTCACTTTCGCTTGAAATAAAGGCAGAAGCGGCGGATTTTCGCAAGGAAAATATTGGATGGTCGAAGCCGCTCGACACTCCACGGCTTCGACGGTTCAGTAGGCTTTCTTATGCTGTCGCCAGTTGTGGCGGATTCTCATCCACAATCGAGTCCAGCAATTCGAGCTCCTGCGCGGGGCCAACTTCTATTTTCGTGACCGGCTCAGCTGCACTCGTGGGGACGAATTTCGATTTAATTGCGCCGACAGCTTCATCGACGCGTGAAAAGAAGGACGCGATGCTTCCTGTCAAATGTTCTCTGGCCAGATCGACCAGTTCGCCCGACAGTTCCAGTTCGCTGACGGCGAAATCGAAAAACTCGTTGGCTTTTGCCAGCAGTTGCTCTTCGGCCTGATTGAGATAAGCATCGACAGCATCGAAGAACGTCGCCATCATTTCAGGCGTGCCTTTCTCGGCGACATTGCCGGCCGAGGTGACATAGGGATCGAGATTCTGCGGATCGGTCTCGGCCATTTTGCTTGTCTGGACGTTGAACTTGTTGAGGAAGGCAAAGCTGAATTGGGTGTCCATCCGGTAGCGGAGCGAGAATTTCTTGACGGTGTTGCTGAAATTCCTGCTGCTGTTTGAGTTCATGGAATGCTTGATTTTCGATGCTTCATCGGAGAACGTATCCAGTTCGAAATTGCGGCTCTGGGCGGCGAAGCTCGCGGCGTTTTGCGCGCGGACGGAATTTTTGGCGCGAACCTGTTGACCATCGGTCAAC harbors:
- the ileS gene encoding isoleucine--tRNA ligase is translated as MKFDPLKDNFSLPKAEEQVLKFWDDNNVFHRANEMAKDRPHFVFYEGPPTANGRPGIHHVISRTVKDLICRYKAMKGFRVDRKAGWDTHGLPVEIEVEKQLKLTSKAQVVEYGIKEFNQKCRESVFKYLDEWNLITRRIGYWLDLDDAYVTLKNQYIETVWWILKNFFDRDLIYKGYKTLPYCPRCGTGLSSHEVAQGYELVKDPSLYVKVKAADGDFSYLVWTTTPWTLPSNAALCMKADADYVMVEFQGEKLVLAEALVYHTFGGDAEVTVMNRFKGKDFFKRKYIPLFDTFKEDADKAFYVITGDFVTLEDGTGIVHIAPGFGADDYEVGKQHGLPVFQAIHANGMFKDFAKPYNGMFIKDADPIIIKDLKTAGRLFKKELYEHNYPFCWRCDSPLIYIAQPSWYLKTTRFKDQLIKNNNDINWHPDDIRTGRMLNWLENNVDWSLSRERFWGTPIPIWICEDPKCGKQRAVGSIEQLRKEAVSLPDEIDLHKPMMDEVRLTCECGGKMNRIPEVVDVWFDSGAMPYAQWHYPFENKEEFEKKYPADFISEAVDQTRGWFYSLLAISTLLFDKAPFKNVVVLEFILDIEGKKMSKHKGNVIDPFVTVDNYGADPVRWYLVSTSNPWLPTKFGLEGLGEVVRKYFDTFRNTYSFFAIYANIDRIVERADADGMTIDAFLEEKAGEPERFDRWIISKYNSLVKEVTESFDSYEITRPVRAIQHFVIEELSNWYVRNSRRRFWAEEDDPSKMRAYLTLYRVLVGVCRLSAPVAPFMAEIIWKELMGASREKFGIPLSVHMDDYPVADESLIDTELEQTMDIVEKIVSLGRAARSRKNLKVRQPLAQLMINPPKWVPSQRLQEFVDIIKSELNIKQVFMADNLDKLVTYSAKLNFKTAGPKLGPHAKQAAAFVSGLESDQVKQFAETKTLTFQADPEKIVLSDEEVEVIKTENEGYAVESEGQLTVALDIHMTDELIDEGFAREIVNKVQNMRKTSGYEVTDRIDIKINSNDQLADAVRKYEDFIKRETLADRISFISEKAFDGSTEWNINGVKAAIATIRKKPAEG
- a CDS encoding TraR/DksA C4-type zinc finger protein, which translates into the protein MRKTELEKLRKILVEKRDALYEELSSMNAKLAQTIKDSTGDLSAYSYHMADQGTDAMEREMAFMLSSKSGRFLYHIEEAIRRIDRGDYGTCVACGRPIGFDRLKAVPHARLCIECKSAEEEKGPSRK
- the pepF gene encoding oligoendopeptidase F, with the translated sequence MTAPKSGPKDIPQRTDIEEKYTWRLADIYESDDIWQQHFKKAQQTAEKAKEFAGQLSTDPAIVFACLELRTELSKMISRLYQYAQLNRDIDSRVSKYQAMVEKAAMFAAEANAAFSFVEPELLKLTDEQLYRMADQFEKTDIYDFYIKELVRSRAHIRSEEVEELLSLAATVAKGPDNIFSLLDDADIKYPPIKDDKGDEIELTKQRFAKFMESSDPRVRRDASDAFHSAYKDHLNTIGATLSTEVNKNIFYARARKYKSSLESALDSNNIPTSVYTSLLDTTESNLEGLHKWTALRKKIMKLDEIAPYDMLCPLFAEKDYDIPYDQAVSQTLEALKPLGDKYHQKLQEAFTSRWVDVFETQGKASGAYSWGSHAVHPFVLMNYNNTVDNVFTLAHEMGHAMHSYLSNSTQPYPKAQYSIFVAEVASTLNENFLLQYLLSRAETKKEKLYLLNRHIDNTMGTYFHQVMYARFELAIHEHVESGQALSPESLTELWADLTKGYYGPALTLDEYSTYKWARIPHFYLTFYVYQYATSYAASQAIMDMIVRGEPGIMDRYLELLKSGGKDYPIELLKACGVDMTTPAPFEATLKLFAEQVDEVEKLTG
- the lspA gene encoding signal peptidase II; protein product: MRKLLLPAVAIVVAAIVDQFTKMMALAYLADRPPVKVLGDFFQLTLVYNEGGAMGTNFGSPTYYLLSSILILIFLLYYIYSHREKYYITTALGLIAGGAIGNIIDRIRFGRVVDFLDFDFFDINLFGYNLERWWTFNIADAVISCSIVYLLIKIFFFTHPQPHPADTPKNHSFPSL